Proteins found in one Pontibacter sp. SGAir0037 genomic segment:
- a CDS encoding biopolymer transporter ExbD, giving the protein MNLRSKNRINAEFSMSSMTDIIFLLLIFFMLTSNFVTPTGLPVSLPSSKATTIVMQKISVSIDKDLRYAINDKIVAESEIEPQLAALLQGTEEGSVVLHVDKTVPVEHLVRVAGIASNLKAKVTLASVPE; this is encoded by the coding sequence ATGAATCTTCGCTCTAAAAACAGGATCAATGCAGAGTTCAGCATGTCTTCTATGACTGACATTATCTTCCTGTTGCTCATATTTTTTATGCTTACTTCTAATTTCGTTACGCCTACAGGGCTGCCGGTGAGCCTGCCTTCCAGCAAGGCTACCACTATCGTTATGCAGAAGATCAGCGTTAGTATCGATAAGGATTTGCGGTATGCCATTAACGATAAAATTGTTGCCGAATCGGAGATCGAGCCGCAACTGGCAGCACTTTTGCAGGGAACAGAAGAAGGGTCTGTTGTGTTACACGTAGATAAAACAGTACCTGTAGAGCACCTGGTAAGGGTGGCAGGTATTGCTTCGAACCTGAAAGCAAAAGTAACGCTGGCTTCTGTGCCGGAGTAA
- the rpe gene encoding ribulose-phosphate 3-epimerase, producing the protein MRPIIAPSVLAADFANLQSEVEMLNKSQADWLHIDIMDGRFVPNISFGFPVLEAIQRHAQKPLDVHLMIESPELYIEQFRKSGAENITVHYEACVHLHRIIEQIKATGAKAGVALNPHTSVALLEDVIADLDLVCVMSVNPGFGGQKFIENTYNRIEALKELILSRNSKALIEIDGGVNQKNAPLLLERGADVLVAGSFVFSAADPAQTIAALKSTLKD; encoded by the coding sequence ATGAGACCAATTATAGCCCCTTCTGTATTGGCAGCTGATTTTGCCAATTTGCAATCTGAAGTTGAGATGTTGAACAAGAGCCAGGCCGACTGGCTGCACATCGATATCATGGATGGCAGATTTGTGCCAAACATTTCATTTGGCTTTCCTGTACTGGAGGCAATTCAGCGCCATGCACAAAAGCCGCTCGATGTGCACCTGATGATTGAGTCGCCTGAGTTATATATTGAGCAGTTCCGAAAGTCCGGCGCCGAAAACATAACAGTACACTACGAGGCTTGTGTTCACTTGCACCGAATCATTGAGCAGATTAAAGCTACGGGAGCAAAGGCCGGAGTAGCGCTTAATCCACACACTTCGGTAGCCTTACTCGAAGATGTAATCGCTGACCTGGACCTGGTGTGTGTGATGTCTGTTAACCCTGGCTTTGGCGGGCAGAAATTCATTGAGAATACCTATAACAGAATTGAGGCACTGAAAGAGTTGATCTTATCCCGAAACTCCAAGGCTCTCATAGAAATTGATGGTGGTGTGAACCAGAAGAATGCGCCACTTCTTCTGGAAAGAGGGGCTGATGTGCTGGTAGCCGGAAGCTTTGTTTTTTCCGCTGCTGATCCTGCACAAACCATTGCTGCCTTAAAAAGTACTTTAAAAGACTAA
- a CDS encoding LytTR family DNA-binding domain-containing protein, which translates to MIRCIAVDDEAYATKIIADYIQKIPNLELVGTTTSPIEAINWVQEGRVDLVFLDIQMPELTGIQFMKICGSRCKVILTTAYPEYALEGYEHDVIDYLLKPIPFDRFLKAVHKAQAVLQQPTIQASSASHDNPPLATATTGAGHPAQASPYMFIKGESKNKFIKIDYDDILYIEGLKNYVSVYMQGQRLVTYLTLKNMEEQLPQPPFYRIHKSYIVSIDKIRMVDGNTVYIADKVLPIGESFRENFLKLIREQD; encoded by the coding sequence ATGATTCGCTGTATTGCTGTTGACGACGAAGCCTACGCCACTAAGATTATTGCCGACTATATTCAGAAAATCCCCAATCTGGAGTTGGTGGGCACCACTACCAGCCCGATAGAAGCTATTAACTGGGTGCAGGAAGGGCGTGTGGACCTGGTGTTTCTGGATATACAGATGCCGGAGCTGACGGGCATACAGTTTATGAAAATATGTGGCAGCAGGTGCAAAGTGATTCTGACTACCGCCTACCCGGAATATGCCCTGGAAGGCTATGAGCACGATGTCATTGACTATCTTCTTAAGCCAATCCCTTTCGACCGCTTCCTGAAGGCAGTACACAAGGCGCAGGCAGTGCTTCAGCAGCCAACCATACAGGCTTCTTCAGCCAGTCATGATAACCCTCCGTTGGCCACAGCCACTACTGGTGCCGGACATCCTGCTCAGGCTAGCCCTTACATGTTTATAAAAGGAGAAAGCAAAAACAAATTCATTAAAATCGATTACGACGATATCCTGTATATAGAGGGACTAAAGAACTATGTTTCCGTTTATATGCAGGGACAAAGACTGGTAACTTACCTTACTCTTAAGAACATGGAAGAACAGCTTCCGCAGCCACCATTCTACCGCATCCATAAATCTTATATAGTTTCGATTGATAAGATCAGGATGGTTGATGGAAACACTGTTTATATTGCAGATAAAGTTTTACCCATTGGAGAGAGCTTCCGCGAAAATTTTCTGAAGCTCATTCGGGAGCAGGATTAA
- a CDS encoding S8 family serine peptidase: MRYSKFLICLLALVCLFQDLAFAAEEQKHLIYFKDKVDSPFSVQNPHRFLSAKAIERRQKQNISITPQDLPVNPAYVAALRELGISVWYTSRWFNAAVVQCSSEKLAEAQNLPFVKASQNLNRITASSNGAQSVAKPVAAEDAFAFSSALQSSDYGQARQQAAMLGLLDLHAAGYNGSGMSIAVFDTGFPAVNTLPAFSHLFQNNQIRATYDFVANTANVYGSNAHGTMVLSTMAAYAPGQMIGTAYGADYYLFRTEDVSSEHNLEEINWLLAAEFADSAGVDIINSSLGYKVFDAPSQSYNYNQMDGNTAIITRAADYAAAKGILVVVSAGNDGASSSVWQRIGAPADADSVLTVGAVNAAGNLAAFSSYGPTADGRIKPDVVALGQLAYVFTPAGQVVQSNGTSFSSPIMAGMAACLWQAFSNRSNIEMLNYIRSIGSQAASPDNRLGYGIPDYRNSAAGIPRLPVRDEVIITNPVKDNALTLTLGGDYSKGTAVVHIFDTAGRLLYKQELQAHHFQHTLSIGASIPKQGIYLCRVSTGSKATTVRFLKL, encoded by the coding sequence ATGAGGTATAGTAAGTTTTTGATCTGTCTGCTAGCGCTGGTTTGCCTGTTCCAGGATTTAGCCTTTGCCGCAGAAGAACAGAAGCATCTGATTTACTTCAAGGATAAAGTCGATTCTCCCTTTTCGGTTCAGAACCCGCACCGGTTCCTGTCAGCTAAAGCCATCGAAAGAAGGCAGAAGCAAAACATTTCAATTACACCACAGGATCTACCTGTTAATCCTGCTTATGTAGCAGCCTTGCGGGAACTGGGTATTTCGGTGTGGTATACTTCCCGCTGGTTTAATGCGGCTGTTGTGCAATGCAGTTCCGAAAAACTGGCAGAAGCACAAAACCTGCCTTTTGTTAAAGCCTCTCAGAACCTGAACAGGATAACCGCTTCCAGCAATGGGGCGCAGTCTGTCGCTAAACCAGTGGCTGCGGAGGATGCCTTTGCCTTCAGCAGTGCCTTACAGAGCAGTGATTACGGACAGGCAAGGCAGCAGGCGGCTATGCTGGGACTGTTAGATTTACATGCTGCCGGGTATAATGGAAGCGGCATGAGCATTGCCGTGTTCGACACCGGTTTTCCGGCTGTAAATACATTGCCGGCTTTCAGCCATCTATTTCAGAATAACCAGATAAGAGCGACTTACGATTTTGTAGCCAATACAGCAAATGTGTATGGCAGCAATGCACACGGTACGATGGTACTTTCTACTATGGCTGCTTATGCCCCCGGCCAAATGATAGGAACGGCTTACGGGGCAGACTACTACCTGTTCCGAACCGAAGATGTTAGCTCGGAGCATAATCTAGAAGAAATTAACTGGTTATTGGCCGCAGAGTTTGCAGACAGTGCCGGAGTAGACATTATCAACTCATCTCTTGGCTACAAAGTGTTTGATGCTCCTTCTCAAAGCTATAACTATAACCAGATGGACGGCAACACAGCTATCATAACCCGTGCTGCTGATTATGCTGCGGCAAAGGGTATACTAGTTGTGGTAAGTGCCGGGAACGACGGCGCAAGTTCATCGGTCTGGCAACGTATTGGGGCTCCTGCCGATGCTGATTCTGTACTGACAGTGGGTGCTGTTAATGCTGCTGGTAATCTGGCGGCCTTTAGTTCTTATGGTCCTACTGCTGATGGAAGAATTAAACCCGATGTAGTGGCCTTAGGTCAGCTGGCTTATGTGTTCACACCTGCCGGCCAGGTGGTTCAAAGCAACGGCACTTCTTTTTCAAGCCCTATAATGGCCGGTATGGCTGCCTGCCTGTGGCAGGCCTTCAGCAACAGAAGCAACATAGAGATGCTCAACTATATCCGGAGCATCGGTAGCCAGGCTGCTTCACCAGATAACAGATTAGGCTATGGCATTCCCGACTACAGGAATTCAGCCGCTGGAATACCCCGCTTACCTGTTCGGGACGAAGTAATTATTACCAATCCGGTAAAAGACAATGCGCTTACGCTAACGCTGGGAGGAGATTACAGCAAGGGAACAGCTGTGGTACACATTTTTGATACTGCAGGAAGACTACTGTATAAGCAGGAACTGCAGGCCCATCACTTCCAGCATACTTTAAGTATAGGTGCGTCTATTCCGAAGCAGGGAATTTATCTATGTCGCGTTAGTACTGGCAGTAAGGCTACTACTGTTCGCTTTTTGAAGCTTTAG
- a CDS encoding TonB-dependent receptor produces MLKYLSVWLVLLFPLGVAAQQVIVSGIVLNHQREPLEQASVSIKGTTAGVQTSADGKFRIQLPSQPDREVTLIIRYLGYHELQKTVQLGAAAVDMELVLSPDQRQLNAVDIHGNRTDAREQAGLTRLDPRITKEMPSAFGDFNQILVTLPGVSSNNELSSTYSVRGGNYDENLVYVNGIEIYRPFLITNAQQEGLSFVNPDLVGSINFSSGGWQPKYGDRLSSVLDIRYKTPGKLAGSVSGGLTGGSLHLEAASKNKRISYLLGTRYKTGQYLLQGLQVEGQYRPNFSDAQAYINIDLSRSQTEPARTTLGILASYARNSYLVVPESRVTTFGTRQNAMRLFVGYDGRELMQYSTSQLGINLSHRFNRALLSEIILSGIYSREREFRDIEAAYRLCDVNGTGGGNYGECMQSRGVGSQYDHARNTLLARVLTAEIRNSWQKSRRSQVQFGVKAGVEDIQDRSSEYGFVDSADFVNPAYYLNSTLDLRSLRYNGYLQHTYKFDSLRTITYGVRASYWTYSKEFTFTPRIQYAAISRRNPDLSYKAALGLYYQPPFYRELRNMQGQLNPEIRAQRSLHAIVGADYSFKAWDRDFMLTTEAYYKHMTNVIPYDVDNVRLRYYAQNNAKAYATGLDVRVNGEFIKGAESWLSLGILSTKEDVEGDSTFTYDAQGQISGKAPLGYINRPTNQLLNIGVFFQDHLPDNPTVRMNLNLAYGTGLPFGPPFRPEYRNAFSGKSYKRVDVGFSKLIVLGDAAITNTDKFSLESLWIGLEVLNLIAANNRLSYSYVTDLNNVTYAVPNFLTGRRLNLRFIARF; encoded by the coding sequence ATGCTGAAATATCTATCGGTTTGGTTGGTGCTACTGTTTCCTTTAGGTGTGGCAGCTCAACAGGTTATTGTTTCAGGTATAGTGCTAAACCACCAGCGTGAACCGTTAGAGCAGGCTTCCGTCAGTATAAAAGGCACCACTGCTGGAGTGCAGACATCAGCTGACGGAAAGTTCAGGATACAGCTACCCTCTCAGCCAGACCGCGAAGTCACGCTGATTATCCGTTACCTGGGATACCATGAACTGCAAAAAACGGTGCAGCTGGGAGCTGCTGCAGTAGATATGGAACTGGTCCTTTCGCCTGACCAGCGTCAGCTCAACGCTGTGGATATTCACGGAAACAGGACAGATGCCCGGGAGCAGGCCGGGCTGACCCGCTTAGACCCGCGTATAACAAAGGAGATGCCTTCTGCCTTTGGCGACTTTAACCAAATCCTGGTAACGCTGCCTGGTGTTAGCAGTAACAACGAGCTTTCTTCAACCTACTCTGTTCGCGGTGGCAATTACGACGAAAACCTGGTTTATGTGAACGGGATTGAAATTTACCGTCCGTTCCTCATCACCAATGCGCAACAGGAGGGGCTTAGCTTTGTCAATCCTGATCTGGTAGGAAGCATCAACTTTTCTTCTGGCGGCTGGCAACCCAAGTACGGCGACAGGCTTTCTTCTGTGCTCGACATTCGCTATAAAACTCCCGGTAAATTAGCAGGCTCTGTTTCTGGCGGTTTAACAGGTGGAAGCCTCCATTTAGAGGCCGCTTCGAAGAACAAGCGCATATCTTATTTGCTGGGCACACGGTATAAAACCGGCCAATACCTGTTGCAGGGCCTGCAGGTGGAGGGGCAGTACAGGCCAAACTTCTCGGATGCACAGGCCTATATCAATATTGATCTTTCCCGTTCTCAAACTGAGCCGGCACGCACTACCCTGGGTATTCTGGCCAGCTATGCCCGGAACAGTTACCTGGTAGTGCCGGAGTCGAGGGTGACTACCTTCGGAACACGCCAGAATGCAATGCGTTTGTTTGTCGGGTATGATGGGCGGGAGCTGATGCAGTACAGCACTTCACAGCTGGGTATAAATTTATCCCATAGGTTTAACAGAGCCTTATTATCTGAAATCATATTATCAGGTATATACTCACGGGAAAGAGAATTCAGGGATATTGAAGCTGCTTACCGTTTGTGTGACGTAAACGGCACCGGAGGCGGTAACTATGGCGAGTGCATGCAATCCAGGGGTGTTGGCTCGCAATACGATCATGCGCGGAATACCTTACTGGCAAGAGTGCTGACTGCGGAGATCCGGAACAGCTGGCAAAAGAGCCGGCGCAGCCAGGTTCAGTTTGGTGTAAAGGCCGGGGTAGAAGATATACAGGACCGTTCATCAGAATATGGTTTTGTAGATTCAGCTGACTTTGTAAATCCTGCTTATTATCTGAATTCAACGTTAGATTTAAGAAGCTTACGCTATAATGGTTATTTACAGCATACTTATAAGTTTGATTCGCTGCGAACCATTACCTATGGCGTAAGAGCAAGCTACTGGACCTACTCAAAAGAATTTACATTTACTCCCCGCATCCAGTATGCGGCAATTTCCAGAAGGAACCCTGATCTGTCGTATAAGGCAGCTTTGGGTTTATATTACCAGCCACCTTTTTACCGGGAATTGCGCAACATGCAAGGGCAGCTAAACCCTGAGATCAGGGCACAACGCTCTTTACATGCTATAGTAGGTGCCGATTATAGTTTTAAAGCCTGGGACAGGGATTTTATGCTTACTACTGAGGCTTACTATAAACACATGACCAATGTCATTCCCTACGATGTTGATAATGTGCGACTTCGGTATTATGCTCAAAATAATGCGAAAGCATATGCGACAGGCCTTGATGTGCGGGTAAACGGAGAGTTTATAAAAGGAGCCGAATCGTGGTTAAGCCTGGGCATACTTAGCACAAAAGAAGATGTGGAAGGAGACTCCACTTTCACCTACGATGCACAAGGCCAGATATCAGGTAAAGCGCCTTTGGGCTATATCAACCGCCCTACAAACCAGTTGCTGAATATCGGAGTTTTCTTCCAGGATCATTTACCGGATAACCCCACGGTAAGAATGAACTTGAATTTAGCCTATGGGACAGGGCTACCTTTTGGCCCGCCATTCAGGCCGGAATATCGCAATGCCTTTTCAGGCAAATCTTACAAACGGGTAGACGTAGGTTTTTCTAAACTGATAGTACTGGGAGATGCTGCCATCACCAACACTGACAAATTCTCCCTGGAAAGTTTGTGGATCGGCCTTGAAGTACTGAATCTGATTGCTGCCAATAACCGCCTCTCATACAGTTATGTTACGGATCTTAATAATGTTACTTATGCTGTTCCCAATTTCCTGACCGGGCGCAGGCTTAACCTTCGTTTTATAGCCCGGTTCTAA
- the mnmA gene encoding tRNA 2-thiouridine(34) synthase MnmA yields MSKLGRVLVAMSGGIDSSVAAVMLHEQGYEVVGMTMKTWDYASSGGNKKETGCCSLDSINDARNIAVQLGFPHYIIDIREEFGDYVINHFTDEYIAGRTPNPCVLCNTHIKWDALLRRADQLGCDFIATGHYANVREENGRYIISKGLDEHKDQSYALWGISQESLSRTIFPLGKLRKTEIRQMALDRGFTELVNKPESYEICFIPDNDYRGFLKRRIEGLEEQVAGGEFVLENGTVVGKHEGYPFYTIGQRKGLGIALGFPAYVTRIEKDTNRVVLGNYEDLAKNAMTVGKLSMGKYANLIDQPIATVTKVRYNDPGTEAIIEQVGDKMKVHFLSGVHAIAPGQAAVFYEGNDVVGGGWIESNYNSEFALQILPA; encoded by the coding sequence ATGAGTAAATTAGGTAGAGTACTGGTTGCCATGAGCGGTGGAATAGATAGTTCTGTTGCTGCCGTTATGCTGCATGAGCAAGGTTATGAAGTAGTCGGAATGACTATGAAAACCTGGGACTATGCTTCGAGCGGTGGTAACAAGAAGGAGACTGGCTGCTGTAGCCTGGACTCCATAAATGATGCCCGCAATATTGCGGTTCAGTTAGGTTTCCCCCACTATATCATAGATATCAGAGAAGAGTTTGGCGATTATGTAATTAATCATTTTACGGATGAATACATTGCCGGACGTACGCCGAACCCATGCGTGCTTTGCAATACCCATATCAAGTGGGATGCTTTGCTTCGTCGCGCCGATCAGTTGGGCTGTGATTTTATAGCCACCGGGCATTACGCCAACGTGCGGGAGGAAAACGGCCGCTATATTATCTCTAAAGGTCTGGACGAACATAAAGACCAGTCGTATGCTCTTTGGGGCATTTCACAGGAAAGTTTAAGCCGTACGATTTTCCCTCTCGGTAAACTTCGTAAAACCGAAATCCGGCAGATGGCGCTGGATCGTGGCTTTACTGAACTGGTAAACAAGCCGGAATCGTATGAAATATGCTTCATTCCGGATAATGATTACCGTGGTTTCCTGAAAAGAAGAATTGAAGGCCTGGAAGAGCAGGTAGCTGGGGGAGAGTTTGTGCTCGAAAACGGCACAGTTGTCGGAAAGCACGAAGGCTATCCTTTTTATACAATAGGGCAACGCAAAGGCTTAGGTATAGCTTTAGGTTTCCCGGCGTATGTAACAAGAATAGAGAAAGATACTAACAGGGTGGTGCTCGGCAACTACGAAGATCTGGCTAAAAACGCCATGACAGTCGGAAAACTGAGTATGGGCAAGTATGCAAACCTTATCGATCAGCCAATTGCTACGGTAACAAAAGTTCGTTACAACGATCCGGGTACAGAAGCTATAATTGAGCAGGTGGGCGATAAAATGAAAGTGCATTTCCTGAGCGGGGTGCATGCCATTGCCCCTGGTCAGGCCGCTGTTTTTTATGAAGGAAACGATGTGGTTGGCGGTGGATGGATTGAATCTAATTACAATTCAGAGTTTGCGCTCCAAATTCTTCCTGCTTAA
- the trmB gene encoding tRNA (guanosine(46)-N7)-methyltransferase TrmB, protein MSRSKLKKFEAIAARENVVQEGDAGFGTLAGKWREIFFKNDKPLILEIGCGRGEYTVGMGRLFPDKNFIGVDIKGARLYKGSTMAQEEELDNVGFLRIYVDQIASQFAAGEVDEIWITFPDPRPRDRDIKRRLTAPRYLDIYQQIVKEGGLVHLKTDNADLFDYTLEVLQERDVQQLKFTRDLYTSDLQEHTMSIYTTYEKRYLQEGIPIKYLQFKV, encoded by the coding sequence ATGTCGCGTAGTAAATTAAAAAAATTTGAAGCTATTGCTGCACGTGAGAACGTTGTGCAGGAAGGTGATGCCGGATTTGGAACCTTAGCCGGAAAATGGAGAGAAATCTTCTTTAAGAATGATAAGCCACTAATATTGGAAATTGGCTGTGGCAGGGGCGAGTATACCGTAGGAATGGGCAGACTTTTCCCTGATAAAAACTTTATAGGAGTAGATATAAAAGGTGCCCGTCTGTACAAGGGAAGTACCATGGCCCAGGAAGAAGAACTGGATAACGTTGGCTTCCTCCGCATATATGTTGACCAGATTGCTTCTCAGTTTGCAGCAGGAGAAGTAGATGAGATCTGGATTACGTTTCCAGACCCAAGACCCCGTGACCGTGACATTAAGCGCCGCTTAACAGCTCCGCGTTACCTGGACATTTACCAGCAGATTGTGAAAGAGGGAGGGCTTGTGCATTTGAAAACCGATAATGCCGATCTTTTTGACTATACACTGGAGGTTTTACAGGAACGAGATGTGCAGCAGCTGAAATTTACCCGTGATCTGTATACATCCGACCTGCAGGAACATACCATGAGTATCTATACAACCTATGAGAAAAGATACCTGCAGGAAGGAATCCCTATTAAATACCTGCAGTTCAAGGTTTGA
- a CDS encoding alpha/beta hydrolase, producing the protein MKPFVCLLLASIAILKLSDVLAQEKPQEIPLYSTAVPNEKAVKGNEKPEDRVPTLSIFLPEKGHGNGTAVIVFPGGGYTHRAMNHEGFDVARKLNEQGIAAFVVKYRLPNPAFNPKPEIAPLQDAQQSIRLVRTKAQEWNIDPTKVGIMGFSAGGHLASTAGTHFTQTTIDNPLKVNLRPDFMLLIYPVINGDPQVAHKGSFEHLLGKNATSEKVQEFSNDRQVTAQTPPTFLVHASDDEVVKPENSILFYQALLKFKIPAELHIYQQGGHGFGLNNKTTQDSWFDRCVNWMKSNKIIPAS; encoded by the coding sequence ATGAAGCCATTTGTCTGCTTACTTCTAGCTTCTATTGCTATCCTAAAGCTTTCTGATGTACTCGCACAGGAAAAGCCACAAGAGATTCCTTTGTATTCTACAGCTGTGCCAAATGAAAAGGCAGTGAAGGGAAATGAGAAACCAGAAGACAGAGTGCCTACCCTGAGCATTTTTCTGCCTGAGAAAGGACATGGCAACGGGACAGCTGTAATCGTTTTTCCGGGAGGTGGTTACACGCACCGGGCCATGAACCACGAAGGCTTTGATGTAGCGCGTAAGCTGAATGAACAGGGAATTGCTGCTTTTGTGGTGAAATACAGATTGCCCAATCCTGCTTTCAACCCTAAACCTGAAATAGCTCCTTTGCAGGATGCCCAACAGTCCATACGCTTGGTAAGGACAAAGGCACAAGAATGGAATATTGATCCAACGAAAGTAGGCATTATGGGCTTCTCTGCCGGTGGCCACCTGGCTTCCACAGCCGGAACTCATTTTACCCAAACCACCATTGATAATCCTTTGAAAGTAAACCTAAGGCCTGACTTTATGCTCCTGATTTATCCTGTAATCAATGGAGATCCGCAGGTGGCCCATAAAGGTTCTTTTGAGCATCTGCTAGGCAAGAATGCAACATCTGAAAAAGTGCAGGAATTTTCGAATGACCGGCAGGTGACGGCTCAAACCCCTCCTACGTTTCTGGTGCATGCTTCGGATGATGAAGTAGTAAAGCCCGAAAACAGTATTCTGTTTTACCAGGCTTTACTAAAGTTTAAAATACCAGCCGAATTGCACATTTACCAGCAAGGCGGGCATGGTTTCGGCCTGAACAACAAAACCACGCAAGACAGCTGGTTTGACAGATGCGTTAACTGGATGAAGAGCAATAAGATCATTCCCGCTTCTTAA
- a CDS encoding folylpolyglutamate synthase/dihydrofolate synthase family protein has protein sequence MTYQECLDYLYEQLPMFHRIGNAAFKKSLNNIIELCEAFGNPQQHFKSIHVAGTNGKGSSSHMLAAVLQKAGYKTGLYTSPHLKSFTERVKINGIELSESYLVQFVKDNKPLFEAVKPSFFEMTVALAFKFFADEKVDVAVIEVGLGGRLDSTNIIFPEVSLITNIGFDHQALLGNTLAEIAAEKAGIIKAGVPVVISTKQEEIMSVFQEKGLQVQAPLYFATEHVQVQLKQADLQKQVFDVQYADHQKQLLNLALDLTGIYQQYNLPGVLQTIELLQRKGFTIAEEAIRSGLSASKQITGLKGRWQVLSGKPLTICDTGHNIDGIKQILQQLQSLEPKQVHFVFGAVNDKDVTSILQLLPKNYQYYFCQPQIPRALEVAELQASAHEAGLMGEAYATVAEAVQAAKLNATADEVIFIGGSTFVVAEIEEL, from the coding sequence ATGACCTATCAAGAGTGCCTTGATTATCTTTACGAGCAATTGCCGATGTTTCACCGCATCGGCAATGCTGCTTTTAAGAAGAGCCTGAATAACATTATCGAGTTATGTGAGGCCTTCGGAAATCCGCAGCAACATTTTAAATCCATTCATGTTGCTGGTACCAATGGTAAAGGCAGCAGCTCTCATATGCTGGCTGCAGTACTTCAAAAGGCAGGATATAAAACTGGCCTTTACACTTCTCCTCATTTAAAATCTTTTACAGAACGGGTTAAAATCAATGGAATAGAACTGTCTGAAAGTTACCTGGTACAGTTTGTGAAAGATAATAAACCTCTGTTTGAAGCAGTTAAGCCATCATTCTTTGAAATGACGGTTGCGTTGGCTTTTAAATTCTTTGCAGATGAAAAAGTAGATGTTGCTGTAATTGAAGTAGGCTTGGGGGGCAGGCTCGACTCAACCAACATCATCTTCCCGGAAGTTTCACTCATAACCAATATTGGTTTTGATCATCAGGCGCTGCTTGGCAATACACTGGCAGAAATTGCTGCTGAGAAAGCAGGAATCATAAAAGCTGGCGTTCCTGTTGTAATAAGTACAAAGCAGGAAGAAATTATGTCTGTTTTCCAGGAAAAAGGACTGCAGGTGCAGGCCCCTTTATACTTTGCAACCGAACATGTACAGGTGCAGCTCAAGCAGGCTGATCTGCAGAAACAGGTATTTGATGTGCAGTATGCCGATCATCAGAAGCAGCTGCTTAACCTAGCACTGGATCTGACGGGTATTTACCAGCAGTACAACCTACCCGGAGTACTGCAGACGATTGAGCTTCTGCAACGCAAGGGTTTTACTATAGCTGAGGAAGCCATTCGTTCTGGTCTGTCTGCTTCCAAACAAATAACTGGTCTGAAGGGAAGGTGGCAGGTTTTATCTGGTAAGCCTTTAACTATCTGCGATACAGGTCATAATATAGATGGAATTAAGCAAATACTACAACAGTTGCAGAGCCTGGAGCCTAAGCAGGTGCACTTTGTATTCGGGGCAGTAAACGATAAAGATGTAACTTCTATCCTTCAGTTGCTGCCTAAGAATTACCAGTACTATTTCTGTCAGCCGCAAATTCCACGAGCCTTAGAGGTAGCTGAATTGCAGGCGAGTGCTCATGAAGCTGGCCTTATGGGAGAGGCTTATGCTACTGTTGCCGAGGCAGTGCAGGCCGCCAAGTTAAATGCAACCGCAGATGAGGTTATTTTTATCGGAGGCAGTACCTTTGTGGTCGCAGAAATCGAAGAACTTTAA